From the Rattus norvegicus strain BN/NHsdMcwi chromosome 15, GRCr8, whole genome shotgun sequence genome, the window ATAGAGCAAGCGCACACAGTGCTGAGTCACACTAAACAGTGGAAAGCCATAAAGGGTACCTCCTGCCTGTGTCTCACCACTTCTGGGAGATACATACAGCCCAGGGCACTCTCCTTGCTGAGTCTTTCGGGGGTGGGAGTGAATGGTAGCCTGCAACAGTCCTCCTTTTGCACAGGGTTGGGTTCAGCGAGGACATAAATCTACCTGAATCCTTTGATGCACGGGAACAGTGGTCCAATTGCCCGACCATCGCACAGATCAGAGACCAGGGGTCCTGTGGCTCTTGTTGGGTAAGATCCTGCTGGTGGGGAGGGCTCCTGGAAGAAGATCGGTTGGGGTATTGGCATATCTGAGTGGGATGAGCTGTGTCAAGGCAAGCAAGGAAGTATTCGCAGTCAGTTTCTTCCCATTACTGTGGTTTATGATCCTTGTGGTCGGGAATGGATGGAGGGGGTGATGGGCGTGCCCGGGTCTTGTATATCTAGGTCTGTGCACACAGGCTGTGAAGCTACTTTCTTTCCCTCAGTAAAGAAGGCAGCTCTGATCTGACAGAGCCTCAGGATTGTCCTTGTCTGTCAGCACGCTGATTTCTGAATTGTGGCAAAACACACAAGACAGAAAATAGAACCCTCTTAGCTAAGCGCATAGTTCAGTGCATTAATTATGCTCCCAGTGTTGGGTGGTCATCTCTATGGCCCATCCATACAGTCCTTTCATCTCCCCAAATGGACCAGTTCAGTTGTACTGACTGTGCACCCCCAAAAGCCCTATctcccacctcccatccccaACTACCTGTGCCCATGCTGGCTACCATCTGCTCTCTGCCTTGGAATTTGCTCCATGTGAGCCAAGTCCTCAAGGCAGAAGGCCTGGGTTAGTCTCTTTAATGCTGTATGAACCCGAGAGACCCTTCTGACACTGAAAAGGTCTAAGCACTCAAAAGGTCAAAGACCCTCCCTGCTTCATGGAAGACGGGCTTCTTACCAAGCGGGACTTCATATTACCACAGGCATTTGGGGCAGTGGAAGCCATGTCTGACCGAATCTGCATTCACACCAATGGCCGAGTCAATGTGGAGGTGTCTGCTGAGGACCTGCTTACCTGCTGTGGTATCCAGTGTGGGGATGGGTAAGTGTTGGGCACCTATTCCCTGAGACCCTAACCCCTTCCTTCTCTGTGCTGAGTAACTCAGGGGTCCCCGGGAGGGGAAGACTTTTCATGGCTGAGACAGAGGGTAACATGAGGGTTGCAGGCggactcttgctgctgctgctgttgagcCAGACTTGCCTCAGCTTGGTGGGGACAGAGCACTAGCAGAACATCGTCTCCAAAAGTTGTGCTTGCTTTCTGTTCCCTGTCTGGCTTTGTCTCACTTGTCCTTATCATCCCtcgcccccaacccccacctcggGGGAACATACTTGGTCTGCTCTATAAGGAGGACAGGCTCCAGATGGAGGGTGGGCTTAGTGTTCCAGAAACTCGGTTCGTAACTCAGGTGCTCACCAGTGTCGTTTGGCCCTTACTCAATAACATGGTGCAGGTTAGACATTCCTGCAAGTTCCAGAATGTGTGTCTAGGCCTCACCAGTATCTAgcagcaggaagaagaagaaaggatacTGCCCAGCTCTCACATGCAGCCTTACATGTCCCTATTCTGCCTAATGCTTTGGAACTACAAGGGACGCCACACCTTGTTTTACAAGAGCCCCCAACCCAAGTGGATGCCTTCAACGAGAGGCGTATCCACTGTGGCTGTAATTTTTAGAGTCCAACAGGTAGCAGTGAAAGCAACATGAATCTAACTTCCTTCATGATTTAAGGCATAGAAGAGTCATTCTTAGCGTACGTAGATCTGCTTCTGTTTGACATGTCTGAGCTGCCAGCATCACTGATCTTACAATTGGCTGTCAAGGATTACTTGAACCCACGCTGCAGTGTCACAGCTGTGGATGACCAAGATGGCTCTCAGTTGACTAGACAGTAGTGTGTACAGTATACAGCATGGATACTTTTGACAGAGATGCTTTATGTTTTGTACTGAATGAACCAGGGAATGTGAGATTTCATCTCGCTGCTCAGGACATTATGCAATTTAAAACTGGAGTTTTCCACTTAACATGTTTAGACCTTAGTTGATGGTATAACAAAAACCTTAGAAATCAAACTAGCCTGGCCTGGTGttgcatgcctttagtctcagcacttgagaggcagaacaGGAGgaggtctacataacaagttctagagcagccaggtctacatagagagaccctgcctcgaaaaaaccaaaaagaatgaaaacaataagGAAGTGGGGATGAGGGCTACTATACTCCAGGGAATTGTGcagttgagaactactgttctaGAAACGGGGGAGTGTTGAAGCTCAGTTTAATGTGGACATGAAAAAAAGAGAGGTCTTGTGGACAAAGATGGAGCTTGGTTGAGTCCCTGGTGGGGCGCCAGTGAAGAAAAGACGAATTGGGATGTTGGACTGGAGGATTCTTGTGAGGACAGTGTATCCCAGGGGGACCTTGGCATCTGTACTGTGTAGTGACACTTGGGAGCAGCTGGGACTTTCTTGCCATTGACAAAAGCTGTTTTTCAGCTGTAATGGTGGCTATCCCTCTGGAGCATGGAACTTCTGGACTAGAAAAGGCCTGGTTTCTGGTGGAGTATACAATTCTCATATAGGTGAGTGTTTGCCTACAACTCCTGTCTCTCAGGCATTTCATAGGCAAGTGTCAGTGGCTTCTTTTCTATGGTGATGGGAAGGTAAAAGATAAAGGGCCAGCTGATGGGTAGTTAGCCAGACCATCTTCAATACAGAAGCTGCCCCGTAGGATATAGACATGGTCTGGCCTGGGGGCCCCGCGGTAGGGTTGCAGGCTGATATCGTCTCCTCCATTCTTCAGGCTGCTTACCCTACACCATCCCTCCCTGTGAACACCATGTCAATGGCTCCCGTCCCCCATGCACTGGAGAAGGAGATACTCCCAAGTGCAACAAGATGTGTGAGGCTGGCTACTCCACATCCTACAAGGAAGATAAGCACTATGGTAAGCTGGGACCGGGCTGGGGCCTGCTGAAGGAAGAACAGGTCAAAGTCACTTAAGAGTCCAGAGAGGGGTCGTGGTACACAGTTTTAATCCtaccacttgggaggcacaggcaggcggctttctgagttcgaagccagacTAGTATACAGAGAGTTCCAAAACAGACAGtgctacacagaaagaaaaaaaaacaaaaaacaaaaaacaaaaacaaaaaaacctggaaTAGCAAGAAGGAAAGCTGAGGTAATTCACACCTGTCTCACTGAAGAGAGATGTACACCACATACTTCGGTCCACACTCTGTCTTGTGTCAGCCCATTGAGCTCCAAGGGACCAGGCAGATTGTTTTGCAAGGGGTTAGAACCTGGATTTATACCTTGGGGTCCTCTTAGCCTCTTCTAGGACTGTCTAGCTTTGCTTAACTTCTTACCTAGGGAAGCCTTCCTTTACCTCTTCTGGAGGCCTGGAAGGGCTCTAGGCACTTGCTCACCCTGACCAGCTTTGTTTCTTCTACAGGGTACACTTCCTACAGTGTGTCTGACAGCGAGAAGGAGATCATGGCGGAAATCTACAAAAATGGCCCAGTGGAGGgtgcttttactgtgttttctGACTTCTTGACTTACAAATCAGGTACTAGTCAAGGATTGGAAGGAAGTCAAAGCTCAAGGGCTCAGGGTCTACATAAGCCAGCAGGTGTCACGGTGAGGAGGCCAGGGGACTGGGGACTCCGTCTCCCTCCTGCTCGCTCTTCTCTGGGCAGATAGTCagcctgtggtggtggtggtctcaTGGTCGCAGCTTCCTACCTGCTGTGCTCACTGGCTTCCTCTGAACATGGTCTCCGCAGAGGCTCTCCAGGTCCCTTTCCAACCTTGCCAGACCAGCTCTGCTCCATTCTCTGCTGTTGCTTCTGCCTTCTACAGCATcgttcctgtctttgtctctcatcCATATTTGACAGTGGTTGTTTCTAGGCAAAGGCCTAGATCGCCTCAGTTGTCCATGTAGCTGGGATGACAACTCTCAgaatcagggttctctagagcagtggttctcaacctgcgggtCTCAACCTCTTTCAGTCAGTTTGTAACAATGACAATATTTTCTGCATATcagtcagatatttacattactattcataacagtagcaaaattagttataaagtagaaagaaaaataattttacggttgggagtcaccacaacataaggaactgtaagGATTGCAGCATTAGGTAGGcggagaaccactgctctaggagaACAGCTTAAATTATAGATATCTTTTTATTTGGAGAGGATTTATTATAggggcttacaggctgtggttcaTAGTCCAGCAGTGACTGTCTACTAACAGAAGGTTCAAAGATCCAGTACGTCAGTCCATGAGGCTAGATGTTGCAGCCTGTCTTCAGTCTATGCTGGAATCTAAATAGGCTctgatgccagtgaaggaatgactAGCAAGAGTAGGCTGGCAGAGAGAGCGAGCTTCTTCCGTGTTCCCCAGacagtgtggcccagattaaagctGGGGTGTCCTCACCTGCAACGATCTGAATTAAAGGTGGATCTCCCCACCTCAGCCATCCAGCTTAGAAGTGCGTCTTCCCACTCCAGATGatctaattaagaaaacaactcCGCACAGGTGTGCTCAGtcatttgggttttagttaattccagatgtaatcaagttgacaactaagaaCAGCCACCACAGCACGAATATCACTCAGTTTGAAGAGTGGATTACCCTCAAGTGGAAGGCCTGGTTGACCAGATCTCTAACACCTGAGCAGCACCGCTTCGGTCAGCTGACAGTGGTGTGTGCCCATCTCCCCTTACCTCTCCAGAGAACCCcaggaaagaacttgaagaactcTGCGAGCTATCTAAAGCTTCACAGATGAACCCTgacatggaatctcagggtgtaAAACACATAATTGACCTAGGGTTTTAAGTTTGCTTCATAACTTAAGAGTTTATCagaaccttgatttttttttttaaagccaaccAAACAATATTTTGTAGGAAATTTGCATTCTTAAGTGTGTTAGGCttccaaaaatatttttggaaGTGCTAGGCATGGTAGTGTACACCATTAATTTTAGCAtgtagaaggtagaggcaggcagatctctgagattaccttggtctacacaatgagttccaggccagctagggctattTAGTGAGACCCCCAACCTAGGCTCTTGACCTGCTAGCAAGTGCTCATCTTGAGTCCCTCCTCCATCCTTCTAGAAATTTCTGTGTAGGAGACCAGTTGGTTCCTGACAGCCTGTTACTGACTGGGTGGCTAGTCTTGGGAATCTGTGGGCAGACAGTGACCTGTGTTCAGTCATAACTGCCTTTTTCTTTCCCAGGCGTATACAAGCATGAAGCCGGTGATGTGATGGGAGGCCATGCCATCCGCATTCTGGGCTGGGGAATAGAGAATGGAGTACCCTACTGGCTGGTAGCAAACTCCTGGAACGTTGACTGGGGTGATAATGGTGAGTGGCAGTCCCCCTCCTCAGACCACATAAGCTATGGGCCAGACCACCATAGCCCCTTCACTCCTCTGTGGCCCGAGGTGTGGACATGATGCCCTAAGTGTATAGCCCCAGAGCTCCACGTGGTTTTGTATACAGTTCCCATTGCATGAGCAGCCTGGGAAGGGAACTGAGGGATGGTCTCAGATGATGCTGGGCTTCAGGTAGCTCACTTCAAGGTCTGGATGAATCTGAGTATACCAGCAAGGGTCAGGCCTAAGGCCACTGGACATAGTGGCTGCAATCCCTGTGCTCCTGTAGCCCTAGCACTTAGGATGCTGGGGCTAAGAATGGAGAGtgtggccagcctgggttacagaatgGGGCATCATATAAAAGAAGGGTTAGACCAAACTCAGGGCATACTTTGAAAACACcttattttttctccatcccAGGTTTCTTTAAAATCCTCAGAGGAGAGAACCACTGTGGAATTGAATCAGAAATCGTGGCTGGAATCCCACGCACTCAGCAGTACTGGGGAAGATTCTAATCTGCTGGGACTTGATTGTATAGTCCTTAGGAGACTTTTTCCAAAATTTAGCAATGCAGGCAGGGAGTGAGGCAGATAGGAGTCTTTGATTCTTTGAGTTCACCTAACATGCATGAAGCTTTCAGCAAGGTTTGGGTGACTGGACCAGAGCTGCCCCCCATCAGAGCCACCCTACCTGGCTCCCTTCTAGCCTATCCCATGACAGTGATCACAGCCTACATCCTAGCCTCTCCCTAGACTAGTGCTGTGTGTAGCGCCTGCTGCTGTGGCTCTGTCTgccatccctcccacccccacctcagcaTCCCCAGACCAAGGGCTTTGGCTGCAGGATTTCCAAAGGAATGAACACCAACTACATGATGAGAGGACAGATGCCACCCGCCAGCTGCACCTTGAAGCTAGTCACTTCTAGGACTGTGGCAGGCTTTGATGGCCCAATGCAGTTCTCTGGAGAAAACTACCTTTCCCCAAGGCATCTGCACCCATTGACAATGGTAATGTGCCCATCTCTCCTTGGTCCTGCCCTCAACCGATGCTTTTCCagtcagggttttgttttttgttttgttttgtgtaccTCAACTGAGTTATGAAGATTTGTACTGGTTTTACAGATCATCTCATCGTATGGATTAGAACAAGCTTCGTGGTCAGTTTGCTGGGTGACCGGCAGACACCACAATCAAACTAGTCTGGGAAAAACCTGCTTTTTTGTTGTAGGTGCCACGTAACCCTGTCAGTTTAACAAGGAATGACCGTGCCAATAAACCAATTCTCCCTCTGCTTGACATCAGGCTCTCGGCCTTCTGGAGGTGGGGTGAATGGTTTTGTGCTGCACTTTCAAGGCTTCTGTGGTGTCTCCCTGGTTTCTTGTCACCGTCAGAAACCATACCTGCAACTGTGCTCAAGACTTGGAGCACTTCTTCCTGTTTAGAGAGGAGGGAGCTACACTTCACACTTTATTAACCAAGGCAGGCACTCCTGTGTATCTCACATATGACCAGGGCTGCCATCTTTCTAGAGGTCTACATTTCCCTAGAGTGGAGCCAAAGCTTGTGTcccatgttttaaattttctggGTCACTATATTTCATGGATTTTACAAAAACAGTGTAGTGCGGAGGGGACAGGGAACTTCGCTAATCAGCATTGGCTTCATTGTCCTGTGAATGTTACTTCCTCCTGTTAAATGAGAGGGGCTGATTCTCTGGAAACTGAGGAAGCTTGCCTTCCCGTGTCAGCAATCAGAACTCTATATCAACGCAGTTCTAAATGCCTGGCGAGTGTACACATGCAACTCAGCTTGAGGCAACCTGGCTTGGGTACTGGGGCCTCAGTACTCCAAGACAGCCCCGCCTACCCTCAACTACAGCAACAGCTGCCTCCTACACTTCCTTTCTTGCCTCACCACGTGCCCACCCACaactcccttcctgcctcccacagCCAGTGAAGATGGCTAAACTACGGACTATGGGCATCCTCTTGATCGATCACTGAAGGAGCCTGAGAAACCTGTTGTTAATCCTGTGCTTGGGAGTGGCTCTAGATGTCTTCCACAGTCAGATTCTCCCTGTGCTCAGGTCAGGAGCTGTCTTCTTGGGTACAAGATGACAAATGGGTACTTgggaggcaaacagatctctgggagtttgaggccagcttcagGGCATTTTGATGACTCTCCCTTTCTACACATTAAAACTGGAACACACTGAACAGAGTCCTATTCAGTGTGTGCTCCTCAAACCTGGGCCAGTATCAGTGCCAGGCCTTTGAATCACTACCTGCTGCCCAACCAGGTCATTTAAGATACATTAATTACAGTTTGGGCAATGGCCTTCAAACAGGTCCTAATGACAAACTGCATTCATGCTGCCCAGGAACTCATTAGGTAACATGCCAGGCCTTGTTCCAGATTGATTACAATACACTTGGAGCTCTTGCTTCCCGCTACCATGGAGAATGGAAAACTACTCAACAGGGGGAAAGCCCCCAAGGGGCTGTCCTAGCTATGATTTGCAAATAACCAGAGGACAGGTAGAGAACAGATCCTTCTTATTGTAACAATGGCTGGATAAGGATGGGCCTCTGAGAAAAGCAGCACACTCAATGCGGAAGAAACCAAGTGGATACATGGGAGATGCTGTAAATTAGGTCAAGAGCAGGCTAGGGAGGTCTTGGTAGTAGAGGGCTTTTCCAGGGCCCAAGACAGACCCGTGGCTCAGTGCCCAGcaacaaaatgagaaaaaggtAGGTGTGTCAGACATAGACGGTTTGTATAATGTCCAACTAAATGTAGAGTGGCTTCAGAAATGCACCATGTTAAATATTTGGATACAAACAACACTATCTGAAATTCAAGTGGAGCGTGGTGTCTTGTTTTGCCAAGGGAAAGAAGttagtttcagaggattagagtCTGTCCctcctctttttaaagatttattcatgcagtttatgtatatgagtgctgtCTTCATACACATCAGAAGGAATCAGAcctcatagatggttgtgagccactatggggttgttgggaattgaacttaggacctctggaagaactacTGGGTGCTATCACTCAGACCCAGGTTTTTGGGAGAGACAGTGTCCTGTGTAGCCTATAACTGATTAGGAATTTGAATCTCTTCTGCCTCCACCTACCACATGCTGGGATGACTGCTAAGAGTTGTAGCTTCCAGAAAGGATGAACATTAAGACCTTTGTGCTTCTGTAACAGAAGTTAAAGAACCATGGAACATTACTTTGGTTTCAACAGGATGGTGTTTGTTCAAGGCTGAGAGCCTCAAGTGAGCAATTTAGCAGAGTCTGTATACAAACAGATTTACCACTGGGGCACAGAGACTTCACTTAAGCTGAATGGACCACCAAGCTGGCTGGAGCATCTCGCGAAGTCAACATGCCCATCAGGCTGAAAAGGGGAGCAGACTGTGTCTGTGGTGTCCCCCAAAGGGTGACAGTGAGGTGACTGAGGCCCTGTGCAAGGTGATCAGGTTTTGGAGGCACTGTTCTCAAAAGGGCTCAATGCTAGCCTTCCAGGACAAGAGTGgggtggctcatgtctgtaacTGAAATTCAGAAGGCTGAGAGACAGTGGGATCACTCAAGTTCAAGGCTACATAGACTtgcaggccagtctgagctagtTAGAGCGTGCAGTGTCAGCCTGGTGTAGGGCTTGACTCCTGCTTCCTGTCACATGTTCCCTCACCACGTGTTATTTTCCACATGGCCCTTCAAGGGCTAACGACAGGGCCACCTCATCTTGTGCTGTAACAAACCTCTTCTCTTGGTAAAAAAAGTAGTTGGCCTTAGGTATCTTGTTATAATAGGAAACAGGCCAGTATGTTTGCCTAGAGTATGTTCTCCACTGCTGTCCCTGAAACTGGTTTTCAGGTACCTGGGTTGCCAGAGGCCACCATGACAACGTAGCCTACTAACCACCAATACAGAACTGGTCCTTTCTGTCATCATTTGTCTTGAGACTTCAAGGAAAACCCTAACAAATGGCTGTGGAGGTGTCTAGTAGGGAAGTGCCAGTGGCAGGCGGAAGCAGCAGGTACACATTGCCTGCTTACCCTCACCAGCAACACAGGGCAGCCATCGAGCCCTTCCCAGTCCCTGCTAACTGGCTGTTGAGACAGATACTGAGATCTGTGTCCTGAGATCACCAAGCCATCTGCCTGGGCTTTCATGCTATTATAAAAATCTCAAGATCCCAAGCCTTTCCTGGAGGGCATGCTTCTGACAGGTGGCCACCAGCACAAGATGACTGACTGCTTGTGCTGCCCCCTGGGCAGGGAAGCCACGCCTGCACTCGGGAAGCTTGGCAGTTATCACCTAGAATATCGACGATTAATCCCTTCTATCGTCAAGCTGATGAGAAAGAGAGGACCAGTCACTTCATTTTCTACTGTGATAGGTATTCAAAGGCTGTTTCAAATTAAATAGATTCAATCAGCATTCTAGCCAGGTTCACTAGGATCACATGTGGCCTTTCCAGTGCTTCGGTCAACATGATGCCAGTGGCTACAAGAGGCAGGGACCACATCCAGGAAGCACCAGGCTGCTGAGGGCAAGGCGTCCTTTCCTCTTCAGAGTTCCTAAAGGTCCCACACTCAGTTCTCCGAAAGATTAGAGTAGAAGGAAAAACCAAGGGAAGTCAAAATCCAGCTGGGGGAAGAAGAAAAACCCACTTCACGTGGACTTCCGCTTCCAGCTAAACAAAGTCAGTGTTCTCTCTGGACATAGTCTTCTGTGACCTGGGACAGAGTGCTCAAGTACTGCCAGCTCAGGGCAGCCAAGAGCATGATGAAGGACAGGTAAATGGGGGAGTAGTGGCTTCGGGAGATGAGCTGGCAATTGGGAAGGCTCTGCGTCCTGATGTTGGAGATGAGCTGCTTGGCCTTGCTAGCTGACGGGTCTGAGTTGGGGACCCGGTGATAAATCTGTTAAGGAAAGAAGAACACACATTTTCATGGCTGCTTCTAACAGTTCTCAGCAGGCAGGTGCTTTAGGTCATGCCACCAAGGACAAGGCAGGTTCTAAGAACAGGAGTCACTTACTCTACGTTGAGCCCAAAGCACCACCCAGTGAGCAAGGAAGCACAGTGCACTGCACTCTCACCACGGAGCAGCGAAGCCCTGCAGAGCAGCCACTACACAACTTCAGATCCCAACAGCTCACAGTGGCAGCCAGGATTTAGTTAGGCTGACCAAAAAGCATGTGCTTGATGGGGGAAGACTGCAATCTCCattggagcgatggctcagcagggagacCTGTTCACAGCACCCATCTGAAGGCTCacatctgaaactccagtcccagaggatccacCACCCACTTTCTGTCTCcatgggtactgcacacacatagtacacagacatatgtgtaatacatgtaagcaaaatacccatatccataaaagaaaaataagcaaaccttttaaaataaaagtaaaccgGACTGGGGCTACAGAAATGActaagtggctaagagcacctGTTGCTATTGCAGggcccagatttgattcccagcatccatgtggttcaaaaccatctgtaacaccagttctGGGGGACAtacatggtacatatacatacatttaggcaaaaaattcatacacataaagcaaaataaatctaACAAAAGCTAATAAAAAGTAGTAAGTAGGCAAggccagagagatagctcagggagTAAAATTTGCCTTAAGGCCTGATCTTCCTAACACTACACTTACCTTTGGTGGGggcggggtggtggtggtaaagaTTTAGTTTTAATGTCtatcagtgttttgcctgtatgtatgatGCATCTACATCAAGTATGTGCCTGGTACCTATGTCAGAAGGGGGCATTCTGGATCCCCCggaacagttgtgagctgtcacgtgggtgctaggaactgaacccaagtcctcttcAGCCAGTGtacttaacagctgagccatctctctctataattttttaagttaaatgtagggggctggagagatagctcagtggttaaaagtatttGAGGCTTGtgaagagaacctgggttcagttcctggcacccacataagGAGGCTTACAGCCACCTGCAATTCTAGCTCCAGggacttctggcctctgctggaaTCTGCACTCACAGGTGACCCTCTCACACAGATAAACCTCACGCTCCACCTCGTACCCACAGGCTGGGCTGGTCCTTCAGCTCTCTCCCTGCCCATAAAGGCCAGGACAGGCCTTGAAAAGGATGGGACTGATCTCTTCCTTCTGGatggtggggatgggggttgggaaGATGTTACTTAACTATGCACTTGCATAATGTGCTGCGCATTGCCACAGGCCCCAAATAGTGGGGTGATTAGTCACAGGCTGGAACTCCCAACACTCAAGCCCAGTTCTCTTTGTAAGCTAATTAGCTCGGGTGGTCCATTATAGTGATGGAAGGCTGGCATACCTGCCAATGAGGTTAGAGCAGAATGCTACACAGCATGCATTCTCCCTTCTGCAGAATGAAGTCCTGCATTACTGGGTCAAAGACTAATGCAGTTATGAAATCACAGATAGGTCAGTCTGGATAGGAGAGGGCTCCAGGGTGCCCCAAGGATCCCGTGATTAAGGAAGATGGCAATGTCACTTAGAGCTCACATCTGAGCCCTTGGCTGGGTAATAACCATGAAACACCTCCATGACAGGAAAACAGATGAAGACTGAACACAGAGTAACCCAACACCTAACGAGtaagtagaagaggaagaaggctcaggaggagggaggggagaggttaAGTAGCACCATCAAAGTCACCGCCAAAGACAGGAAAGCAAAGGGCTCCAAGGAGAAAAGAGCCACAGAGTCAAATGGCCAAATGACTtctgagggtggggatggggaggtgagGGGCAGATTGTGATTTTAAAACAAACTGGTTATTGGGCTTATCATTGGAAAGGccattaaaatatttcttcccCTTCTGGGTTATATGCACCCAAGTGCTAATTTGTACAGTTAAGGAtgccccaaaccaaacaaaaaaggcaCAGGACCATGAAAACAATGGCACTTGCCAAGGAGTTCAGTGTGGCAGAGTAGGGGATGCAAGTTCCCAGGTGATGTGCAGGCTGCTCTAGCTGCTGAGTGGACGTCACCTgtggggggcagggcagggggaGCCTACACTGCACCTCTCTAGGCCTCTTCCTGGTCTTCCCAGTGCCACTGAGGAGACAGAACAGACATAACCTCCTTTCCTGGAAGAACACAATTGATTTGTATGGAGAAACAAGATCGGCTATAGCTGGCATCTGGACACCACAGATCAGCCTACCTGTGGACCTCATCTAAGCCTTGACTGGCTGACTGACTTTGAGACAGTGccacatagctctggctggccttaaaTCTGCCATACaggtgaggatgaccttgaattcctgatcctacCTTCCCAATGGTAGATTATAGCCATATCCCACCCTGGCCGGTTTATATGGTGGGTGCTGGGGGATCAAACCTAGAGCTTCGTGCATGCTAGGCCAACA encodes:
- the Ctsb gene encoding cathepsin B preproprotein — encoded protein: MWWSLIPLSCLLALTSAHDKPSFHPLSDDMINYINKQNTTWQAGRNFYNVDISYLKKLCGTVLGGPKLPERVGFSEDINLPESFDAREQWSNCPTIAQIRDQGSCGSCWAFGAVEAMSDRICIHTNGRVNVEVSAEDLLTCCGIQCGDGCNGGYPSGAWNFWTRKGLVSGGVYNSHIGCLPYTIPPCEHHVNGSRPPCTGEGDTPKCNKMCEAGYSTSYKEDKHYGYTSYSVSDSEKEIMAEIYKNGPVEGAFTVFSDFLTYKSGVYKHEAGDVMGGHAIRILGWGIENGVPYWLVANSWNVDWGDNGFFKILRGENHCGIESEIVAGIPRTQQYWGRF
- the Ctsb gene encoding cathepsin B isoform X1, whose translation is MHGNSGPIARPSHRSETRGPVALVGCNGGYPSGAWNFWTRKGLVSGGVYNSHIGCLPYTIPPCEHHVNGSRPPCTGEGDTPKCNKMCEAGYSTSYKEDKHYGYTSYSVSDSEKEIMAEIYKNGPVEGAFTVFSDFLTYKSGVYKHEAGDVMGGHAIRILGWGIENGVPYWLVANSWNVDWGDNGFFKILRGENHCGIESEIVAGIPRTQQYWGRF